Proteins encoded together in one Camelina sativa cultivar DH55 chromosome 9, Cs, whole genome shotgun sequence window:
- the LOC104713789 gene encoding extra-large guanine nucleotide-binding protein 1 — MPLKKKKMTKEVVDDCCLFAEEYDGPPLSYNIPCAVPINVEKIPVAAVVSPVCISDDMSFPVIQPILPLDNNNNNSKNFLRDSVSPTSVIIANCGGGSSDLGLVSDSVTVSPTSVIEEEDEEEGCGDGDGSSFDQSRVSSGSVKEESLDLNESSNALVVPDWESNDSVMSMDYPSSRVTGDCVSETGKKQPVVTFLGIASDDGFEEEDSSSNNHQKRIRVIPVKKQPQTKGKKGSCYRCFKGSRFTDKEVCLVCDAKYCSSCVLRAMGSMPEGRKCVTCIGFPIDESKRGSLGKCSRMLKRLLNDLEVKQIMKTERFCEANQLPAEYVFVNGQPLYPEELVTLQTCSNPPKKLKPGDYWYDKVSGLWGKEGEKPYQIISPHLNVGGPISPEASNGNTQVFINGREITKVELRMLQLAGVQCAGNPHFWVNEDGSYQEEGQKNTKGYIWGKAGTKLLCAVLSLPVPSKSTANASGEQLHSANSRSILDHLEHRTLQKILLVGNRGSGTSTIFKQAKILYKDVPFLEDERENIKVIIQTNVYGYLGMLLEGRERFEEEALAVQSMKQCVIEDIPAAADEGEAKSNNKTVYSIGPRLKAFSDWLLKTMAAGNLGVIFPAASREYAPLVEELWRDAAIQATYKRRSELGLLPSVASYFLERAIDVLTPDYEPSDLDILYAEGVTSSSGLACLDFSFPQTASEENLDPSDHNDSLLRYQLIRVPSRGLGENCKWIDMFEDVGMVVFVVSMSDYDQCSEDGTNKMLLTKKLFESIITHPIFEHMDFLLILNKYDLLEEKLERVPLSRCEWFQDFNPVVSRHRGSNNGNPTLGQLAFHYMAVQFKRFYSSLTGKKLFVSSSKSLDPNSVDSSLKFAMEILKWSEERTNICLSDYSMYSTEPSSFSN, encoded by the exons atgccattgaagaagaagaagatgacgaaagAAGTAGTTGATGATTGTTGTTTATTCGCTGAAGAATACGATGGTCCACCATTATCATACAACATACCTTGCGCTGTTCCAATTAACGTCGAGAAAATCCCCGTCGCCGCCGTTGTTTCTCCGGTTTGTATCTCCGACGACATGTCTTTCCCTGTGATTCAACCGATTTTGCCtcttgataataataataacaatagcAAGAATTTTCTTAGAGATTCGGTTTCTCCTACCTCTGTTATTATAGCTAACTGTGGTGGAGGATCTAGTGACCTTGGATTGGTTTCTGATTCCGTCACTGTTTCTCCTACTTCTGTGattgaagaggaagacgaagaagaaggttgTGGGGATGGTGATGGTAGTAGTTTTGATCAGTCTAGGGTTAGTAGTGGTTCAGTGAAAGAAGAGAGCTTAGATTTGAATGAATCCTCGAATGCTTTGGTGGTACCTGATTGGGAATCTAATGATTCGGTTATGAGTATGGACTATCCTTCTTCTCGTGTTACTGGGGATTGTGTTAGTGAAACTGGTAAGAAGCAACCAGTTGTTACTTTCTTAGGTATTGCTTCTGATGATGGATTTGAAGAAGAGGATTCTTCTAGTAATAACCACCAGAAGAGGATTCGTGTTATCCCTGTTAAGAAACAGCCTCAAACCAAAGGGAAGAAAGGTTCTTGTTATCGGTGTTTTAAAGGAAGCCGGTTTACTGACAAGGAAGTTTGTCTTGTTTGTGATGCAAAGTATTGTAGCAGCTGCGTGCTTCGAGCTATGGGTTCTATGCCTGAAGGTAGGAAATGCGTTACTTGTATCGGGTTTCCTATTGATGAATCGAAGCGAGGGAGTTTAGGGAAATGTTCTAGGATGCTTAAGAGGCTGCTTAATGATTTGGAAGTTAAACAGATTATGAAGACTGAGAGGTTTTGTGAAGCTAATCAGTTACCGGCTGAGTATGTGTTTGTTAATGGACAGCCTCTTTACCCTGAAGAGCTGGTTACACTTCAGACTTGCTCTAACCCTCCGAAGAAGCTGAAACCTGGTGACTATTGGTATGATAAAGTGTCTGGACTTTGGGGAAAG GAAGGAGAGAAGCCTTATCAGATAATTAGTCCCCATCTGAATGTTGGAGGTCCGATTAGTCCGGAAGCTAGCAACGGAAACACTCAAGTTTTCATTAACGGCCGCGAGATTACGAAAGTAGAGCTACGAATGCTGCAg TTGGCAGGAGTTCAATGTGCGGGTAACCCTCATTTTTGGGTTAACGAGGATGGATCGTATCAAGAAGAAGGACAGAAGAATACCAAGGGATACATATGGGGCAAG GCTGGGACGAAGTTACTTTGTGCTGTATTGTCACTTCCTGTTCCATCCAAATCTACTGCGAATGCTTCTGGGGAACAACTTCATAGCGCAAATAGCAGAAGCATTCTGGACCATCTTGAGCATAGGACTTTGCAAAAGATTCTGTTGGTTGGAAACAGAGGTTCTGGAACTAGCACGATATTCAAGCAG GCAAAGATCCTTTATAAGGACGTACCATTCTTGGAAGATGAGCGTGAAAATATAAAGGTTATTATCCAGACCAATGTGTATGGTTATCTCGGTATGCTTCTTGAGGGCCGGGAGCGGTTCGAAGAAGAAGCTCTTGCTGTCCAGAGTATGAAGCAGTGTGTCATTGAAGATATTCCTGCTGCTGCGGATGAAG GAGAGGCtaaaagcaacaacaaaactgTGTACTCCATTGGCCCAAGGCTTAAAGCATTTTCTGATTGGCTATTGAAGACTATGGCTGCTGGAAATCTTGGGGTCATTTTCCCTGCAGCTTCTCGTGAGTATGCCCCACTGGTTGAAGAGTTATGGAGGGATGCAGCGATCCAAGCTACATACAAGCGAAGAAGTGAGCTAGGACTCCTTCCCAGTGTCGCTAGTTACTTTTTGGAACGG GCTATTGACGTATTGACACCAGACTACGAGCCATCGGATTTGGATATATTATATGCTGAAGGAGTCACTTCGTCCAGTGGTCTAGCTTGTCTCGATTTCTCATTTCCACAGACTGCATCTGAAGAGAATCTTGATCCGTCCGATCACAATGATTCTTTGCTCAG GTACCAGTTAATAAGAGTACCCTCGAGAGGCCTCGGTGAAAACTGCAAGTGGATTGATATGTTTGAAGATGTTGGGAtggttgtgtttgttgtttccATGAGTGACTACGACCAGTGTTCAGAAGATGGAACCAACAAGATGCTACTCACCAAAAAGCTCTTTGAAAGCATTATCACTCATCCCATCTTTGAGCACATGGACTTCCTCTTGATACTCAACAAGTACGATCTCTTGGAAGAAAAATTGGAACGAGTTCCTTTGTCACGCTGCGAGTGGTTCCAAGACTTCAATCCCGTGGTCAGTCGTCACCGTGGTTCCAACAACGGTAACCCCACTTTGGGCCAGCTTGCGTTCCACTACATGGCGGTTCAGTTCAAGCGGTTTTACTCTTCCTTGACTGGGAAAAAGCTGTTTGTTTCTTCGAGCAAGAGTTTGGACCCGAACAGTGTTGATTCATCGCTCAAGTTTGCTATGGAGATTCTGAAATGGAGCGAGGAGAGAACGAACATCTGCTTGAGTGACTACTCTATGTACAGCACTGAGCCGAGTTCCTTCTCAAATTGA